From Halobacillus ihumii, one genomic window encodes:
- a CDS encoding plasmid segregation protein ParM domain-containing protein, with the protein MEIFSLDLGNLQTKIKSSKTEKVLPSRFLDYDDLGDQSTSIFNSKLRVNKYETNFDSMFEYAWGEDLYQAHSKGDFIDTIHFEDRYNTNEFKLLSSFAIGDLAKDFEEAKKGILEVVIITGVPTNDFNESSVKDIMNVLKGDHNVTINDESLNIRVKEVKVLPQPVGTIYNEMLDTDGYLKKENYLEEQITIVDIGGGTILIDTLINMNLADTGRAQKESGAYKVYDMITNSCLKDNIHGITSRNVEKIMRQSDNDKYYFQPNKNESYDISKHVKKAKIKYTRELINTINTTLKGTSKIDTFLFTGGGANLINHEEILSAYKHAIFVENSETANVNGFYKFGKASQLEEAGV; encoded by the coding sequence ATGGAAATCTTTTCTCTTGATCTGGGAAACTTACAAACGAAAATTAAGTCTAGCAAAACAGAAAAGGTATTACCAAGCCGATTTTTAGACTATGATGATCTAGGCGATCAAAGCACATCAATATTCAATTCAAAGCTACGAGTAAATAAATACGAGACAAACTTTGATTCCATGTTTGAGTATGCTTGGGGAGAAGACCTTTACCAAGCACATTCCAAAGGAGATTTTATAGACACAATTCATTTTGAAGATCGTTATAACACGAACGAATTTAAGTTGCTCTCTTCATTTGCAATCGGAGATTTAGCCAAAGACTTTGAGGAAGCAAAAAAAGGGATCTTAGAGGTAGTTATAATTACAGGTGTACCAACAAATGATTTCAATGAGTCTTCGGTCAAAGACATTATGAACGTCCTCAAGGGAGACCATAATGTAACCATTAATGATGAAAGTTTAAACATACGGGTTAAAGAGGTTAAAGTGCTTCCTCAGCCTGTAGGAACCATCTATAATGAAATGCTTGATACAGATGGTTACTTAAAAAAAGAAAATTACTTAGAGGAACAAATTACGATTGTAGATATTGGCGGAGGGACCATTCTTATTGATACGTTAATAAATATGAATCTGGCTGATACTGGACGAGCTCAGAAGGAAAGTGGCGCTTATAAAGTCTATGACATGATTACAAATAGCTGTTTAAAAGACAATATTCATGGCATTACAAGTAGAAATGTAGAAAAAATCATGCGTCAAAGCGACAATGACAAATATTACTTTCAGCCAAATAAAAATGAATCGTATGATATTAGCAAACACGTGAAAAAAGCCAAAATTAAATATACACGTGAGCTCATTAACACCATTAATACCACATTAAAAGGTACATCTAAGATTGATACCTTCCTGTTTACTGGTGGAGGGGCAAACCTAATTAATCATGAAGAAATCTTAAGTGCTTATAAACACGCAATCTTTGTAGAGAATAGTGAAACAGCAAACGTAAACGGTTTTTATAAATTCGGAAAGGCATCACAACTTGAGGAAGCAGGTGTCTAA
- a CDS encoding Dam family site-specific DNA-(adenine-N6)-methyltransferase: MEQETFNLFDNNKHNARPVLKWAGGKTQMLKDLLEASPPESKFNKYIEPFFGGGALFFNLGPTEAVIADSNKELINLYRMIVSDVEGLIDELKSMPNEKDFFLNIRNQDVHKLTSLQRAARTVYLNRTCFNGLYRVNKKGEFNVPFGNYKNPKICNESNLRAAYEVLKKATIVHADYKEILKKYAEPGDFVFLDPPYLPISEYSDFKRYTKEQFYEEDHRELAEEVKRLHRLGCYVLLTNSNHPLVHELYSDFDISVHQTKRNISSKGDKRTGEDVLVKVEPKKTFAIVPNQQNLSDQTLKFPSTRFMGSKRNLLEHIWAVASQFEFDTVTDLFSGSGVVSYMFKAQGKEVYSNDYMALSSTFSKALIENNRTVLTNKDIDKIINAEVDTDGFVASTFEGIYFNDEDNRFIDQVRATIPLLKNRNKQALAMSALIRACMKRRPRGIFTYTGLDKYNDGRKDLKLSLKEHFYSAIETFNNAVFDNQLKNKSKRGDALSFRKKADVVYIDPPYYSPHSDNEYVRRYHFVEGLARDWEDVDIQQHTKTKKFKNYPTPFSSRNGAHEAFDLLFRKHKDSIIIVSYSSNSLPTKSEMLELLAKYKKHVDVVSINHMYSFGNQGHKVESNHNRVQEYLFVGY, translated from the coding sequence ATGGAACAAGAAACTTTTAATTTATTTGACAATAATAAACATAATGCACGCCCTGTTTTAAAATGGGCCGGTGGAAAGACACAAATGCTTAAAGATCTTTTAGAAGCATCTCCTCCAGAAAGCAAATTTAATAAATATATTGAACCTTTTTTTGGGGGAGGAGCTTTATTTTTTAATTTAGGTCCTACAGAAGCTGTCATTGCGGATTCTAACAAAGAACTGATAAATTTATACAGAATGATTGTATCCGATGTTGAAGGTTTGATAGATGAATTAAAGTCCATGCCCAACGAAAAAGATTTTTTCTTAAACATAAGAAATCAAGATGTTCATAAATTAACTTCATTACAAAGGGCAGCAAGGACAGTTTACTTAAATAGGACTTGTTTTAATGGGTTATACCGGGTTAATAAAAAAGGTGAATTTAACGTTCCTTTTGGCAACTATAAAAATCCTAAAATTTGTAATGAATCAAATCTACGAGCCGCCTATGAAGTGTTAAAGAAAGCCACTATTGTACATGCGGATTACAAAGAAATCTTGAAAAAGTATGCTGAACCTGGTGATTTTGTATTTCTAGATCCTCCTTATCTACCTATAAGTGAATATTCCGACTTTAAGCGCTACACAAAAGAGCAGTTTTATGAAGAGGATCATCGTGAATTAGCTGAAGAAGTTAAACGACTCCACAGACTTGGTTGTTATGTATTACTTACTAATTCTAATCATCCTCTTGTTCATGAGTTATATTCTGACTTTGATATAAGCGTTCACCAAACTAAAAGGAATATTAGTAGTAAAGGAGATAAAAGAACAGGAGAAGATGTCCTAGTTAAAGTGGAACCTAAAAAGACATTTGCAATTGTACCAAACCAGCAAAACCTTTCTGATCAAACCTTAAAATTTCCTAGTACAAGGTTTATGGGAAGCAAAAGGAATTTACTAGAACATATTTGGGCAGTAGCTTCACAATTTGAATTTGATACCGTGACTGACTTATTTTCTGGTAGTGGTGTAGTATCCTATATGTTTAAAGCACAAGGTAAAGAAGTCTACAGCAATGACTATATGGCCTTATCTTCCACATTTTCTAAAGCCTTAATAGAAAATAATCGAACGGTCCTTACTAATAAAGATATTGATAAGATCATTAATGCTGAAGTTGATACTGATGGATTTGTTGCCTCTACCTTTGAAGGCATCTATTTTAATGATGAGGATAACCGTTTTATTGATCAAGTCAGGGCTACCATTCCTTTATTAAAAAATAGAAACAAGCAAGCACTTGCCATGTCTGCTTTAATTAGAGCTTGTATGAAAAGAAGGCCGCGGGGTATTTTTACTTACACAGGATTAGATAAGTACAATGATGGTCGGAAAGATTTAAAGCTTTCTCTAAAAGAACATTTTTATAGTGCCATAGAGACTTTCAATAATGCCGTGTTTGATAATCAATTAAAGAATAAATCTAAGCGTGGCGATGCGTTAAGTTTTCGTAAGAAGGCAGATGTAGTTTATATTGATCCACCTTATTATAGCCCTCATTCAGATAACGAATATGTACGACGGTATCATTTCGTAGAAGGGCTTGCTCGAGACTGGGAGGATGTTGACATTCAACAGCATACTAAAACTAAAAAGTTTAAGAACTATCCAACTCCTTTTAGTTCAAGAAATGGTGCGCACGAGGCTTTTGATTTGCTCTTTCGTAAACATAAGGACAGCATAATCATTGTGTCTTATTCTTCAAACTCATTACCAACAAAATCAGAGATGCTAGAACTATTAGCCAAATACAAAAAGCATGTTGATGTTGTTTCTATCAATCATATGTACTCATTTGGGAATCAAGGCCATAAGGTTGAGAGCAATCACAATCGTGTTCAAGAGTATTTATTTGTAGGTTATTAA
- a CDS encoding AlwI family type II restriction endonuclease: MPISPWLIADNGVRNPKRLKDGLRVLVNSEFHGNFSRENEAGMVQLLADEGVISIQTNTDNTIARKWRLNLIRLGFIDPHTHIVTENGRRLIHSSSLPSEEECFLRSLIAHQLPSSIHSFTSEDIKPFSPLRMVLEIIKGLEQRGEDPQITKNELASIVVLRYDMDRIYEIINEIIYYRNERSNSDNKKRFENNFRDNVSQEHGNISSQSLKDYADVNIRYLKLTGLFAEDGRNLTVAVHKEIMVNQIVQQPYTPIPDDVYETVLAQGAPLPTDDEHEAIIAINNLHSLLISHGEVVAPLQNLQSLSVQDLSQLRLQLENDWIHVLEKRYADQQMEQWQDILEYLNALQNHRNSRKIPNGEAPAYLEWAVWRAFLAMNALKNQPWEARRFKVDRSFLPVRHAPGGGPDMIFEFENFVIIMEVTLTSSSRQEAAEGEPVRRHVAQYIDKFEENNKRVYGIFIANNIDTNTAETFRIGVWYRTDDSELTLQIIPITLSDFSKLFKAIFEKERADQAQHIIMQLMNNLLSFSNSRAPIWKRIINEEITKEIDLLS, translated from the coding sequence ATGCCAATATCGCCTTGGCTAATCGCTGATAATGGGGTCCGAAACCCCAAAAGGTTAAAAGATGGATTGAGAGTTCTTGTTAATTCAGAGTTTCATGGGAACTTTTCTAGAGAAAATGAAGCAGGAATGGTACAGTTGCTGGCAGATGAGGGAGTTATCAGTATTCAGACCAATACAGATAACACTATTGCTAGGAAGTGGAGGTTAAATCTTATACGCTTAGGGTTTATTGATCCCCACACTCACATAGTGACAGAAAATGGGCGAAGATTAATTCATTCTTCTTCATTGCCTTCTGAAGAGGAATGCTTTCTTAGGTCTTTAATTGCTCACCAACTTCCGTCTAGCATACATTCTTTCACCTCTGAAGATATAAAGCCTTTTAGCCCTTTAAGAATGGTCTTGGAAATTATTAAAGGATTAGAACAAAGAGGAGAGGACCCGCAAATTACTAAGAATGAATTAGCTTCAATTGTGGTCCTAAGGTATGACATGGATAGGATTTATGAAATAATTAATGAAATCATTTATTATCGTAATGAACGTTCTAATTCTGACAACAAAAAACGATTCGAGAATAACTTTAGAGATAATGTCTCTCAAGAGCATGGGAATATTAGTAGTCAGAGTTTGAAAGACTATGCTGATGTAAACATTCGTTATTTAAAGTTAACAGGTTTATTTGCTGAAGACGGGCGCAATCTAACTGTAGCAGTGCATAAGGAGATCATGGTGAATCAGATTGTACAACAACCTTACACCCCTATTCCGGATGACGTATATGAGACTGTTTTAGCTCAAGGGGCCCCATTACCAACCGATGATGAACACGAAGCTATTATAGCAATAAATAATTTACACTCTTTATTAATATCTCATGGAGAAGTGGTTGCACCTTTACAAAATTTACAATCTCTTTCTGTTCAAGATCTTTCACAATTACGTCTGCAATTGGAGAATGATTGGATTCATGTATTGGAGAAGCGTTATGCTGATCAGCAGATGGAACAATGGCAAGATATACTTGAGTACTTAAACGCTCTACAAAACCACCGTAACTCAAGAAAAATTCCAAATGGGGAGGCCCCAGCCTATTTAGAATGGGCAGTTTGGAGAGCTTTTTTAGCAATGAACGCTTTGAAGAATCAGCCATGGGAAGCAAGAAGATTTAAAGTAGATCGAAGCTTTTTACCTGTTCGTCATGCGCCAGGTGGTGGCCCCGACATGATTTTTGAATTTGAAAATTTCGTTATTATTATGGAAGTAACTTTAACAAGTAGCTCGAGGCAAGAAGCTGCTGAAGGAGAACCAGTTCGCAGGCACGTAGCTCAGTATATAGATAAATTTGAAGAGAATAATAAACGAGTATATGGGATTTTTATTGCTAATAATATCGATACAAATACAGCTGAAACTTTCCGAATTGGTGTATGGTATCGTACTGATGATTCGGAGCTTACTCTTCAAATTATTCCTATAACCCTTTCTGATTTTTCTAAATTATTTAAAGCCATCTTTGAAAAAGAAAGGGCAGACCAGGCCCAACATATCATAATGCAACTAATGAACAACCTCTTATCCTTTAGTAATTCCCGCGCTCCAATATGGAAGAGGATTATAAATGAAGAAATTACTAAAGAGATTGATTTGCTAAGTTAA
- a CDS encoding site-specific integrase: protein MVHVSTGANTVDPIRDKADIQQMKEVLLHQSYRNYFLFVFGINSGLRISDMIELKVLDVRDSDYLKVRERKTNNTRRIKMTRALKNEIDKYISLRPDSDYLFPSRKGQKPISRVQAWKIIHDAAQQVGIKDAIGTHTLRKTFGYHFYQQNKDVAMLQQIFGHSSPSVTLRYIGINDDMIDQALDDFSL from the coding sequence ATGGTGCATGTATCGACGGGAGCTAATACGGTAGATCCGATTAGGGATAAGGCTGATATTCAACAAATGAAAGAGGTCCTCCTGCATCAATCCTACCGAAATTACTTCTTATTTGTTTTTGGCATCAATTCAGGTCTACGTATTAGTGATATGATCGAATTGAAGGTTCTGGATGTTCGGGACAGTGATTATCTTAAGGTTCGGGAACGTAAAACAAATAATACCCGGCGTATTAAAATGACCCGAGCTTTAAAGAATGAGATTGATAAGTACATAAGTTTGAGGCCAGATTCCGATTATTTATTTCCATCTAGGAAAGGACAGAAACCGATTAGCCGGGTTCAGGCATGGAAGATCATCCATGATGCAGCTCAACAGGTTGGAATTAAAGATGCGATTGGTACTCATACTCTAAGGAAAACCTTTGGGTATCATTTCTATCAACAAAATAAGGACGTGGCCATGTTGCAACAAATATTTGGGCACTCTTCTCCTTCCGTTACCCTACGTTATATCGGGATTAATGATGATATGATTGACCAAGCTTTAGATGATTTTTCACTTTGA